From Blattabacterium cuenoti, a single genomic window includes:
- a CDS encoding DUF475 domain-containing protein → MNIVKYFTEIINHPVSSISIIGNLFLIESILSIDNAAMLASMIINIKKEYRKKAIKYGIIGAYFFRSLCLLFSSILIQIWWLKLLGGIYLIFIGLNHFFYKKNYTSNHFKKGKTQDSFWKVIVMIEIMDLAFSIDNIFASVALSENFILIFLGVCIGILSMRLIAKFFVQLMEKYPELKHSAFFVIIILGIKLVFFSKKYIPNSFSFLFSEKMFSLFTFSVFLLPIFFSWIKRIINKN, encoded by the coding sequence ATGAATATTGTAAAATATTTTACAGAAATTATCAACCATCCTGTTTCATCAATTTCTATTATAGGAAATTTATTTCTAATAGAAAGTATTTTGTCTATAGATAATGCAGCTATGCTGGCTTCTATGATTATAAATATTAAAAAAGAATATAGAAAAAAAGCTATAAAATATGGAATTATTGGTGCTTATTTTTTCCGTAGTTTATGTCTATTATTTAGTTCTATATTAATCCAAATATGGTGGTTAAAACTATTAGGAGGGATATACTTGATTTTCATTGGATTGAATCATTTTTTTTACAAAAAAAATTATACATCAAATCATTTCAAAAAAGGAAAAACACAAGATTCTTTTTGGAAAGTCATTGTTATGATAGAAATAATGGATTTAGCTTTTTCTATTGATAATATTTTTGCTTCTGTTGCTTTATCAGAAAACTTTATATTAATTTTTTTAGGTGTATGTATAGGTATTTTATCAATGAGATTGATTGCAAAATTTTTTGTTCAACTAATGGAAAAATATCCTGAATTGAAACATTCAGCCTTTTTTGTCATTATTATTCTCGGAATTAAACTTGTTTTTTTTTCAAAAAAATATATTCCTAATTCATTTTCATTTTTATTTTCAGAAAAAATGTTTTCTTTATTTACTTTTTCTGTATTTTTATTGCCTATTTTTTTTTCATGGATTAAAAGAATAATAAATAAAAATTAA